CCAGGTTCTGCAGCACGCCCACGCTCAGGCCCTCGAAGGCCAGGACCAGCGGGTACGAGGCGAAGTACGCGGCCTCGTAGTGCTCCACGTGGTGCAGCGCACCCTCCAGGCCGCGCAGCACGTAGATCGCCAGACCGATGGTGAGGATGACGTACTCGACGAAGTACGCCTGGCCCGCCTTGGAACCCGCGAACCGCGACTTGCGGCCGGCCCGGGAGGGCAGGCTCAGCAGGCGGATCACGATCAGCACGGCGATGCCCAGGATCGTCATCGCGCCGATGAACTCGATGTACATCTCGAACGGCAGGAAGGTGCCGACGACGGGCAGTACCCAGTCGGCCTGGAACAGCTGGCCGAACGCCTGTGCCAGGGTCGGCGGCAGGGTCAGAAAGCCGATGGCCACGAACCAGTGGGCCACGCCGACGACGCCCCAGCGGTTCATCCGCGTGTGACCGAGGAACTCCCGCACCAGCGTCACACTGCGCTGGTAGGGGTTGTCGGTCCGGCTGCCGGCGGGCACGGGCTGGCCGAGCCTGAAGTGCCTGACGAACTGGCCGACGGCGCGTGCGAGCAGCGCGACACCGACCACGGTCAGGACCAGCGACACGATGATCGCGGCGAGTTGCATTTGGGGCTCCTCGGGCCTGCGAGGGAGATTACTAAGCGGTAACTTACCCAGTCCGTCTGAGACTACCCGCATCCCTCGTCGCACTGTAGCCAGGCATGGGGTGATCTGGATCGCTGAGGGTGGCCTCACGGACTGAACGTGTTACCTCGCCAACCGAACGTGTTATTCGTACCAAATTGATAGATTGGCGCCTAATTTAAGACGGTGCTCTATGGCATCGCCGCCGCTGTCGCGGCCCTCTTCCTCGCCTCGACGCTCGCGGCCCTGCTCCGCGCTCCCGGCCTGCGCCTCGGCCTCGTCGACCGCCGCCGCCGCGACCGCCGCGTGCCGCTGCTCGGCGGAGTGGCCGTGGTGCTCGCCACCCTCGCCGTCGCGGGCGTGGGCGAGTGGACCGGCGTCGCCCCGCTCGGCGCCGGCGTCGGCGGGCTCCTGGTCGCCGCCGCCGCCGTCGCGCTCCTGGGGCTGGTGGCGGACGCGTGCCGGCTGCGGGCGCGGCTGCTGCTGTGCGGCACGGCGGTGGCGGCGGCCTGCGTCGTGCCGTACGAGGAGGTGGGCGTGGTCGGCGGGGTGGTGGCCGTCGGATGGATCGCCGCGGTCGCCGTGGCCTTCCGGGCGCTCGATCACGCGGACGCGCTGGCGGGGACCGTCGGGGTGGTGACCGCCTTCGGGGTGGGGGTGTGCGCGGCGGTCGAGGTGATGGACGGGCTGGCGGTGCTGCTGAGCGTGCTGGCGGCCGCCCTGACCGGGTTCCTGATGCACAACCTGCACCCCGCGCGGATCGCGCTCGGCGCCTGCGGGTCGCTGTTCACCGGGTTCCTGCTCGCCGCCGCGGTTGTGCTGACCCGTGCGGGGTACGCACCCGGGAGTTCCGCGGGCGTGCTGTTCGCGTTCACCGCGGTGGCCAGCGCCGATGTGGTGATCGTGCTGCTGGCGCGGCGGCTGACCGGCCCGCCCGGGCCCGACCACCTCGCGCACCGGCTGCGCCGGCTGGGCCTCACCCCGCAGGGCGTGACCGTCGTGCTGGGCGCCCTCGCCTTCGGCGGCGTGCTGGTCGGGGTCCTGGTGCACGCCGGGTGGGCCGGCGACGGTGCCGTGCTCGGGGTGGCGGGTGCCGCGCTGGTCCTCGTTCTCGGGCTGCTGCGGGTGAAGACGCGCGGTCGGCTGACGCCGACTTCCCCGCATACCGCCGCGTCCTTGCAGGTCACAGGGCCCTTGCGTGTAAGGAACGGATAAGACTTGAGTCTCGTTGGCTCAGGTCTGTTGACCCCGGCCTGGCCGTCATGCACACTTGAGCCTGTTCCACTCAAGTCAGCTGGAGGAATCAACCATGGCACGTGCGGTCGGCATCGACCTGGGCACGACTAACTCCGTCGTCAGCGTTCTGGAGGGCGGCGAGCCCACCGTCATCACCAACGCCGAGGGCGCCAGGACCACGCCGTCCGTCGTCGCCTTCGCCAAGAACGGCGAGGTGCTGGTCGGTGAGGTGGCCAAGCGCCAGGCCGTGACCAACGTCGACAGGACGATCCGGTCGGTCAAGCGCCACATGGGCACCGACTGGAAGATCGAGCTCGACGGCAAGCCCTTCAACCCGCAGCAGATCAGCGCCTTCGTGCTGCAGAAGCTGAAGCGGGACGCCGAGGCCTACCTGGGCGAGAAGGTGACCGACGCGGTCATCACCGTCCCGGCCTACTTCAACGACGCCGAGCGCCAGGCCACCAAGGAGGCCGGCGAGATCGCCGGTCTGAACGTGCTCCGCATCGTCAACGAGCCGACCGCCGCCGCCCTGGCGTACGGCCTCGACAAGGACGACCAGACCATCCTCGTCTTCGACCTCGGTGGCGGTACCTTCGACGTCTCGCTGCTGGAGATCGGCGACGGCGTGGTCGAGGTGAAGGCCACCAACGGTGACAACCACCTCGGTGGTGACGACTGGGACCAGCGCGTCGTCGACTACCTGGTCAAGCAGTTCCAGTCCGGCCACGGCGTGGACCTGAGCAAGGACAAGATGGCGCTGCAGCGCCTGCGCGAGGCCGCGGAGAAGGCGAAGATCGAGCTGTCCTCCTCCACGGAGACCTCGATCAACCTGCCCTACATCACCGCCTCCGCC
This region of Streptomyces chromofuscus genomic DNA includes:
- a CDS encoding MraY family glycosyltransferase: MLYGIAAAVAALFLASTLAALLRAPGLRLGLVDRRRRDRRVPLLGGVAVVLATLAVAGVGEWTGVAPLGAGVGGLLVAAAAVALLGLVADACRLRARLLLCGTAVAAACVVPYEEVGVVGGVVAVGWIAAVAVAFRALDHADALAGTVGVVTAFGVGVCAAVEVMDGLAVLLSVLAAALTGFLMHNLHPARIALGACGSLFTGFLLAAAVVLTRAGYAPGSSAGVLFAFTAVASADVVIVLLARRLTGPPGPDHLAHRLRRLGLTPQGVTVVLGALAFGGVLVGVLVHAGWAGDGAVLGVAGAALVLVLGLLRVKTRGRLTPTSPHTAASLQVTGPLRVRNG